A single window of Deinococcus radiotolerans DNA harbors:
- a CDS encoding glycoside hydrolase family 19 protein: MIAPDLIRTVVPTLTATQAAQVASALADPAARAGITTRARVAAFLAQLAHESAGFRYLEELWGPTPAQRRYEGRADLGNTQPGDGYRYRGRGWIQLTGRHNYRTYGALLGLPLEAQPDLAAHPGTAARIACAYWDQRKLNILADAGDFEGITRRINGGLNGLPDREAYHCRALAALPESPPVPRIFLRGTGGENVQWDGKPTIYNGTRLSLYPDGALQLERTE, encoded by the coding sequence ATGATTGCGCCTGACCTCATCAGAACCGTTGTGCCCACGCTCACCGCCACTCAGGCCGCCCAGGTGGCCTCTGCTCTCGCCGATCCGGCGGCGCGGGCGGGCATCACCACCCGGGCGCGCGTGGCCGCGTTCCTGGCACAGTTGGCGCACGAGTCGGCCGGATTCCGGTACCTCGAGGAGCTCTGGGGCCCCACCCCAGCGCAGCGGCGCTACGAGGGCCGCGCGGACCTCGGCAACACGCAGCCGGGCGACGGGTACCGCTACCGGGGCCGCGGCTGGATTCAACTCACCGGGCGGCACAACTACCGCACGTACGGGGCGCTGCTGGGCCTGCCGCTGGAAGCGCAGCCGGACCTGGCGGCCCATCCCGGCACGGCCGCGCGGATCGCCTGCGCGTACTGGGATCAGCGGAAGCTGAACATCCTGGCGGACGCCGGGGACTTCGAGGGCATCACGCGGCGCATCAACGGGGGGCTGAATGGCCTGCCGGACCGGGAGGCGTACCACTGCCGGGCGCTGGCCGCGCTGCCGGAGTCCCCGCCCGTTCCGCGCATCTTCCTGCGGGGCACGGGCGGGGAGAACGTGCAGTGGGACGGGAAGCCCACCATCTACAACGGCACGCGCCTGAGCCTGTACCCGGACGGTGCGCTGCAGCTCGAACGAACCGAGTAG